The Prevotella melaninogenica genome has a segment encoding these proteins:
- a CDS encoding glycoside hydrolase family 3 N-terminal domain-containing protein gives MKKLLLSISMLAFAYTTSANVPVIKSDPKIEAQVEQTLKKLTLEEKIGQMMELVTDLFGANDKNGVFYIDEHKTDSILSRYKIGSILNAPNTCAPTAKQWEKYIEQIQKISMKRIGIPCVFGLDQNHGSTYTQDGTLFPQNINVAATFNREIARHSAEATAYETRAVSVPWTYSPTVDLGRDARWPRIWENFGEDCYLSSEMGKAMVYGFQGEDPNNIDQYHIATSMKHFMGYGVPWTGKDRTPAYISPANLREKHFAPFLAGLQAGALTVMVNSASVNGMPMHANKEILTGWLKEETGWDGVLITDWADINNLYTREMVAKDKKDALRIAINAGIDMIMEPYSCDACGYLIELVKEGKIPMSRIDDACRRVLRMKYRLDLFKNPTQKLKNYPKFGGEEFAKLALEGATESMVLLKNESNILPLQYGKKILLTGPNANQMRCLDGGWSYTWQGHRADEFAGKYNTIYETFCNEYGKENVILNQGVTYNEKGKYWEENEPQILGAVAAAKDADVIVACIGENSYTETPGNLTDLWLSENQRNLVKALAQTGKPVILVLNEGRPRLIADIEPLAQGIIDILIPGNMGGDALVNLVSGKSNFSGKMPYTYPKEINSLANYDFKKSEEVGTMEGAYDYNAKITQQWGFGYGLSYTSYQYSNLKVSKSDFRHGDIIKVSVDVKNTGKVAGKESILLFSSDLVASMVPDGRRLRAFDKVELQPGETKTVTFELKADDLAFVGWDGKWRLEEGDFKLMIADQTASVHCADTYLWQTANR, from the coding sequence ATGAAGAAATTATTATTATCTATTTCAATGTTGGCATTTGCTTATACAACCAGTGCCAATGTTCCAGTTATCAAGAGCGACCCTAAGATAGAGGCTCAAGTAGAACAAACCCTAAAGAAACTCACCTTGGAGGAAAAGATAGGTCAGATGATGGAATTGGTGACCGACCTCTTTGGTGCCAACGACAAGAACGGTGTGTTCTATATCGACGAGCACAAGACCGATTCTATCCTTTCTCGCTATAAGATTGGCTCTATCCTCAACGCTCCTAACACTTGCGCGCCAACCGCCAAGCAGTGGGAGAAGTACATCGAGCAAATCCAGAAGATTTCGATGAAGCGCATCGGCATCCCTTGCGTCTTCGGTCTCGATCAGAACCACGGTTCTACTTATACACAAGACGGTACCCTCTTCCCGCAGAACATCAATGTAGCTGCCACCTTCAATCGTGAGATTGCTCGCCATTCGGCTGAGGCTACTGCTTATGAGACTCGTGCGGTGAGTGTGCCTTGGACTTACAGTCCGACCGTTGATCTCGGTCGTGATGCCCGTTGGCCTCGCATCTGGGAGAACTTTGGCGAGGATTGCTACCTCAGTTCAGAAATGGGCAAGGCAATGGTCTATGGTTTCCAGGGCGAGGACCCAAATAACATCGACCAATATCATATCGCCACTTCAATGAAGCACTTCATGGGCTATGGCGTGCCTTGGACTGGTAAAGACCGTACACCAGCCTATATCTCTCCTGCCAACTTGCGAGAGAAGCACTTCGCTCCTTTCCTGGCGGGTCTGCAAGCTGGAGCCTTGACCGTGATGGTGAATTCCGCTTCCGTCAACGGTATGCCGATGCACGCCAACAAGGAAATCCTGACAGGATGGCTGAAGGAAGAGACAGGATGGGATGGTGTGCTTATCACCGACTGGGCAGACATCAACAATCTCTATACTCGTGAGATGGTGGCAAAGGACAAGAAGGATGCACTCCGCATCGCCATCAATGCTGGTATCGACATGATTATGGAACCTTATTCTTGCGATGCTTGTGGCTACCTTATTGAATTGGTGAAGGAAGGCAAGATTCCGATGAGTCGCATCGACGATGCCTGTCGCCGTGTGCTTCGTATGAAGTACCGTCTCGATCTCTTCAAGAACCCAACCCAGAAACTGAAGAATTATCCTAAGTTTGGTGGCGAGGAGTTTGCCAAGCTCGCCTTGGAGGGAGCTACCGAGAGTATGGTGCTCCTGAAGAACGAGAGTAATATCCTTCCTTTGCAGTATGGCAAGAAGATTCTCCTCACGGGGCCTAATGCCAACCAGATGCGCTGCTTGGACGGTGGATGGAGCTATACCTGGCAGGGCCATCGTGCCGATGAGTTTGCTGGCAAGTATAATACCATCTATGAGACATTCTGCAATGAGTATGGCAAGGAGAATGTTATCTTGAACCAGGGTGTTACCTATAATGAAAAGGGCAAGTATTGGGAGGAGAACGAACCTCAGATTCTGGGGGCAGTGGCTGCAGCGAAGGATGCCGACGTCATTGTGGCTTGCATTGGCGAGAACTCCTATACCGAGACTCCGGGCAACCTGACAGACCTCTGGCTTTCTGAAAACCAGCGCAATCTGGTCAAGGCTTTGGCTCAGACAGGCAAGCCTGTCATCTTGGTACTGAATGAAGGACGTCCACGTCTCATCGCCGACATCGAACCATTGGCACAGGGTATCATCGATATCCTTATCCCTGGCAACATGGGCGGCGATGCCTTGGTAAACTTAGTATCGGGCAAGTCAAACTTCAGTGGCAAGATGCCTTACACCTATCCTAAGGAAATCAATTCGCTCGCTAACTACGACTTTAAGAAGAGTGAGGAGGTGGGTACGATGGAAGGGGCTTACGACTACAATGCGAAGATTACCCAGCAGTGGGGCTTCGGATATGGTTTGAGCTACACCTCTTATCAATATAGCAACCTGAAGGTTTCCAAGTCTGACTTCCGCCACGGCGACATTATCAAGGTGAGCGTGGATGTGAAGAACACGGGCAAGGTGGCAGGGAAGGAGAGCATTCTCCTGTTCAGCAGCGACCTCGTCGCCAGCATGGTGCCAGATGGTCGTCGTCTCCGTGCCTTCGACAAGGTGGAACTTCAGCCAGGTGAGACCAAGACTGTGACCTTCGAATTAAAGGCAGACGACTTGGCTTTTGTAGGTTGGGATGGCAAATGGAGATTGGAGGAAGGCGACTTCAAGTTGATGATTGCCGACCAAACTGCCTCTGTTCATTGTGCAGATACTTATCTGTGGCAGACAGCCAATAGATAA
- a CDS encoding UvrD-helicase domain-containing protein, translated as MEQLSNITNFLSNPKGLLIAPAGHGKTYSIAKMVSSVEADKPQLILTHTHAGIASLKKKFREQGVSPKRYSIETICGFTQRYVLTLCRRTDILNQEDEKFFQQIVEIAVHLFSKPAVRRIITQSYSHLYVDEYQDCTLDQHKIIMLMSEELPTHLLGDPLQGIFDFAQPIVDFEKDLSAFKRYDFLQTPWRWKNAGKEDLGQLILGMRQSLLKDRNVNLVTNKKAGCFVHDAQVQQRPAFFLQKVGPFLKDLSQRSNSILVIFPSYIDCKGIPRGTVSDRCSAKPQIDVLNEFTLIEAIDDTSYYKCAKSLDYLLENLPRARKPYKRLSDILDDLSFKNSDITDWISDKRVKVKRDNTKKVKAEALSNVVSSIIKCPSYRTLIELFTMIKSDLRWEAKRADIFSSVFRCLKMANENATSVLEEMKKHKNRIRQVGRRIEGHCIGTTLLTKGLEFDTVVLIEADKMKSSKDFYVAISRACKEVHIFTTSSTFHFDK; from the coding sequence ATGGAACAACTATCTAACATTACGAACTTTCTGTCTAATCCAAAGGGCTTACTCATTGCTCCTGCTGGACATGGGAAAACTTATAGCATCGCCAAAATGGTTAGTTCTGTTGAAGCAGACAAACCTCAACTAATACTTACTCATACTCATGCAGGTATTGCTTCCCTGAAGAAGAAGTTCCGAGAACAAGGTGTCTCTCCTAAGAGATACTCCATTGAAACCATCTGTGGCTTCACTCAGAGATATGTCCTAACTCTATGTAGAAGAACTGATATTCTCAACCAAGAAGACGAGAAATTCTTTCAACAAATAGTAGAAATTGCTGTACACCTATTTTCTAAACCTGCGGTTAGGCGTATTATCACTCAAAGTTACTCTCATCTATATGTAGATGAATACCAAGATTGCACATTAGACCAGCATAAAATCATCATGCTAATGTCTGAGGAACTACCCACCCATCTACTAGGAGACCCTTTACAAGGCATATTTGATTTTGCTCAACCCATTGTAGATTTTGAGAAAGACTTATCGGCTTTTAAGCGATATGATTTCCTTCAAACTCCATGGAGATGGAAGAATGCAGGAAAAGAGGATCTAGGTCAACTCATTCTTGGTATGAGGCAATCTTTACTTAAAGACAGAAATGTCAATCTTGTTACAAATAAGAAGGCTGGCTGTTTTGTACATGATGCCCAGGTACAACAGCGACCAGCGTTCTTCTTACAGAAGGTAGGTCCTTTTCTTAAGGATCTAAGCCAAAGAAGTAATAGTATACTGGTTATCTTCCCCAGTTATATAGATTGCAAGGGAATACCTCGAGGAACAGTCTCCGATCGATGTAGCGCTAAACCCCAAATTGATGTTCTGAATGAATTTACACTTATTGAGGCAATAGATGATACTTCGTACTATAAGTGTGCAAAGTCATTAGATTATTTATTGGAAAACCTTCCTAGGGCTCGCAAGCCGTATAAGAGACTTTCAGACATCCTTGATGACTTGTCTTTCAAGAATTCCGATATAACTGATTGGATTTCAGATAAAAGAGTCAAAGTAAAGCGTGACAATACAAAGAAAGTTAAGGCCGAAGCACTGTCAAATGTTGTATCTTCTATTATCAAATGCCCATCTTATAGGACCTTGATAGAGCTATTCACTATGATAAAATCTGATTTAAGGTGGGAAGCTAAAAGAGCTGATATCTTTTCATCTGTATTTAGATGCCTCAAAATGGCAAATGAGAATGCTACATCTGTTCTAGAAGAGATGAAGAAGCACAAAAATCGCATAAGACAGGTGGGACGAAGAATAGAAGGACACTGCATAGGGACAACTTTGCTAACAAAGGGCTTGGAATTTGATACGGTCGTCTTGATTGAAGCCGATAAGATGAAATCATCAAAGGATTTTTATGTCGCTATCTCTAGGGCATGCAAGGAAGTTCACATCTTCACCACAAGTTCGACGTTTCATTTTGACAAGTAA
- a CDS encoding ATP-dependent nuclease, translating to MAKIHQLKIRHFRGIEQFEQCFGDTNLIVLIGRGDSGKSTILKAISLVLSPAWNNTFADTDFYNLDTTKPIEIEVSLRCVPDKLLSDAKYGLYKRLLVNGEIIDEISKSGEEPFAQEEDILTIKLVVDDTLQPKWYVVNDREQDNIEISHRDRALLDMFMIADYADNHFSYNKLSPLYALLKKGLDAPDTIEKKLVDVVRQAYQSIASNVSFQEFEKVATEIKQEALNLGIEFGDLKTSLEYKGNAYTESNITLHDGQNRPLGMYGKGSKRLLSMAIQLALAKTGGIVLIDEIEQGLEPDRIVRVVRDMKGRMNGQIILTTHSSYVLVEADYSQVYLFHQGAGKLVAFTQEEQPILRSQPHAFFATSIICCEGKTEEGILRAFDTLLRSEGGFTVKGIAICNGGGGDKFYKQAISLRKLGYDVTVFADADVEKLNQIQTKAKEQGVRLILCEEGLSIEEQLSQDLSWTDVCRLVELAINLNRNLNILNSLNLKSINELKDLDETQQTVFRSNIGQQAKQQNWFKDISKGEALGEIWFSSRETLKGQSLSNICAIINGTTI from the coding sequence ATGGCAAAAATACATCAGCTTAAAATCCGTCATTTCCGTGGTATTGAACAGTTTGAACAATGCTTCGGTGATACAAACCTAATAGTTCTCATTGGAAGAGGTGATTCGGGAAAATCAACAATCCTCAAGGCTATCTCCTTAGTACTTTCTCCTGCATGGAATAATACATTTGCAGATACAGACTTCTATAACTTGGATACAACTAAGCCCATAGAAATAGAAGTTTCTTTACGTTGTGTCCCTGACAAACTACTTTCCGATGCTAAGTATGGGCTCTATAAAAGACTACTTGTTAACGGAGAAATTATAGATGAGATTTCTAAGAGCGGTGAAGAACCATTTGCTCAAGAGGAAGATATCTTAACTATAAAATTGGTTGTAGATGATACGCTACAGCCTAAATGGTATGTAGTGAATGATAGAGAGCAAGATAATATAGAGATTAGTCATAGAGACAGAGCTCTTCTTGATATGTTTATGATAGCAGATTATGCTGACAATCATTTCTCGTACAATAAGCTCTCTCCGTTGTATGCACTGCTCAAAAAAGGATTAGATGCCCCAGATACAATTGAAAAGAAACTTGTAGATGTTGTTCGTCAAGCCTACCAATCTATAGCATCTAATGTCAGCTTCCAAGAGTTCGAAAAAGTTGCCACTGAAATCAAACAAGAAGCATTGAATTTAGGTATAGAATTTGGCGATCTAAAAACATCTTTGGAATACAAAGGCAATGCCTATACCGAAAGCAACATTACACTTCATGATGGTCAAAATCGTCCTTTAGGGATGTATGGGAAAGGGAGTAAAAGACTACTCTCTATGGCTATCCAACTAGCCTTAGCTAAAACAGGAGGTATAGTCCTTATTGACGAAATAGAACAAGGACTAGAACCAGATAGAATCGTTAGAGTAGTGCGTGATATGAAAGGTCGAATGAATGGACAAATTATTCTAACAACCCATTCTTCATATGTGCTAGTTGAAGCAGACTATTCACAGGTATATTTATTTCATCAAGGAGCAGGTAAGTTAGTCGCTTTTACACAGGAGGAACAACCTATACTAAGGAGTCAACCTCATGCTTTCTTTGCAACTAGTATCATCTGTTGTGAAGGAAAGACTGAAGAAGGAATTTTGAGAGCATTTGACACTCTACTTCGTTCAGAGGGAGGATTCACTGTTAAAGGGATTGCCATTTGCAATGGGGGCGGTGGTGATAAATTCTACAAGCAAGCAATTTCTCTCCGAAAATTGGGATACGATGTGACAGTATTTGCGGATGCTGACGTAGAAAAGCTCAATCAAATCCAAACAAAAGCCAAAGAACAAGGAGTACGCCTCATATTATGTGAAGAGGGACTTAGCATCGAAGAGCAACTAAGCCAAGACTTATCTTGGACAGACGTTTGCCGATTGGTAGAGCTAGCTATCAACCTCAATAGAAATTTGAATATCCTGAACTCTCTCAACTTAAAAAGTATCAATGAATTAAAGGATCTTGATGAGACTCAACAAACAGTATTCCGTTCTAATATAGGGCAACAAGCCAAACAGCAAAACTGGTTTAAGGACATCTCTAAAGGAGAGGCCTTGGGAGAAATTTGGTTTTCTAGTAGAGAAACATTGAAAGGTCAATCGTTATCAAATATTTGTGCTATCATAAATGGAACAACTATCTAA
- a CDS encoding Eco57I restriction-modification methylase domain-containing protein, with amino-acid sequence MEDSTLIQELIIGRVEPHIYAFSTGTIPNYLKVGDTYRPVMMRLEEWRRHFPDLEKRYVEKAKVDETTYFRDYAVHQYLETERGRVRLIREELAPPLYFSREFFRGATEEDVEQAISDIRQAYKDKLQRYTYFSFEDGRIPINYVYKRKENYEPRPNQLETIERFKSALEKGRSNLLMYAVMRFGKSFTSMCCALEMDAKLVVVVSAKADVKTEWKRTVESHVRFVDYVFLDSDSLLQDERILETTLHGKKAVVFLTLQDLLGQEIKDKHRMLFEQEIDLLLIDESHYGARAEEYGRVLKISKKELQTELQGLDTADAYDQNSELKVLKSRVRIHLSGTPYRILMGSEFTEDDIIAFYQFSDIVEAQAQWDQEHLFSDDVKEWDNPYYGFPQMVQFAFLPNKSSRERLENLRRDGISSNLSELMRPKSISADKKDHLHCQFVHETEILGLLQAIDGSEADEQILSLLGLEEIQQGKMCRHMVFVLPYRASCDAMESLLKTYKDAFNHLGGYAIINIAGLESERLYPTTESVKSQIEKYEQDNTKTITLTVNRMLTGSTVKEWDTMLYLKDSVSPQEYDQAVFRLQNQYIRTLVSDNGESIKYNMKPQTLLVDFDPNRMFRLQEQRSQIYNANTEQRGNEELRRRIERELEYSPIVTIGSNGLQRVSPTDVMDAVRAYSANRSVMDEATDIPLDYTLLADETLRNAISLLNPIDASKGIEIKAVTGEEVELDFEEEPAQNQDNTDNTEDTDRRPTPQVDEEKNTDNLIGKKLATYYAQILFYAFLTESSVDSLQTIITSIESSEENKRIARHVGLNVSILKLVQQKSNVFSLRGLDYKIENLNGLMRDETLTPMKRVEVAMAKFGRLSSSEIVTPQSVALEMLNALGNNAITSETKILDIASKQGEFTRALISKYGTNIGRNVYALPTSSVSYEFTRKVYSLLGLDTDQVISDFTTYDLLNPEHKESLIQQLKDMNFDLVIGNPPYQQADGGAAASAKPIYQEFVTIAKEVSTTYTSIIMPARWYTGGKGLDEFRASMLTDKHIKLLYDYQRPDEVFPDTNNRGGLCFIVRDNNFDNTLTLPEVVSNRGNQKIVSQVRSIKTDDLEMFIRHQEAISVLKKVTENISFASLSDAISARRPFGIDGNITKDIAVFKKQKNPRFSIICYGRSSSLGYITLSTVKNNSEWINRWKVFMPYANNIGTELNDDNLNAFVGQPNSVATETFLVVGADLSLDENSAQALVLYLRTRFVRFMHSLAKASQHATSKTYRFVPLQDFTEQSDIDWGKSAGEIDKQLYAKYGLSEEEIAFIEGTIKAMK; translated from the coding sequence ATGGAAGACAGTACACTAATACAAGAACTCATCATTGGTCGTGTAGAACCACACATATATGCTTTCTCGACAGGCACTATACCTAACTACTTAAAAGTGGGAGATACCTATAGACCTGTAATGATGCGTCTGGAGGAATGGAGACGACATTTTCCAGACCTTGAGAAACGGTATGTGGAAAAGGCAAAGGTCGATGAGACAACATACTTCAGAGATTACGCCGTACATCAGTATTTAGAGACTGAGCGTGGTCGGGTTAGATTGATTCGAGAAGAGTTAGCACCACCTCTATATTTCTCACGAGAATTTTTTAGAGGAGCAACGGAAGAGGATGTTGAGCAAGCCATCTCCGATATTCGACAAGCTTATAAGGACAAGTTGCAAAGATATACGTATTTCTCGTTTGAAGATGGGCGTATTCCTATCAACTATGTCTATAAGCGTAAGGAGAATTACGAACCTCGCCCCAACCAGCTAGAGACGATTGAACGATTCAAGTCTGCACTAGAAAAGGGGCGAAGCAACCTATTGATGTATGCGGTAATGCGCTTTGGTAAGAGCTTTACCTCTATGTGTTGTGCCCTTGAAATGGACGCTAAGCTGGTTGTTGTAGTGTCTGCTAAGGCTGATGTAAAGACGGAATGGAAGCGTACAGTTGAGAGTCATGTGAGGTTTGTAGACTATGTCTTCTTGGATAGCGATTCTTTGTTACAGGATGAGCGTATTCTAGAGACTACACTGCATGGAAAGAAAGCTGTGGTTTTCTTGACCCTACAAGATTTGCTGGGACAAGAAATTAAGGATAAGCATCGTATGTTGTTTGAGCAAGAGATCGATCTGCTGCTTATTGACGAAAGTCACTATGGAGCAAGAGCTGAAGAGTATGGTCGTGTACTCAAGATATCTAAGAAGGAACTCCAAACTGAACTTCAAGGATTAGATACAGCAGACGCATACGATCAAAACTCAGAACTCAAAGTGTTGAAGTCTCGAGTGCGCATTCATCTATCAGGAACTCCCTATAGAATCTTGATGGGAAGTGAATTTACCGAAGACGATATAATTGCATTCTATCAATTCTCAGACATTGTAGAAGCACAAGCTCAGTGGGATCAAGAACATCTCTTCTCTGATGATGTCAAAGAGTGGGATAATCCATACTATGGATTTCCTCAAATGGTGCAATTTGCTTTCTTGCCAAATAAATCTTCTCGTGAGCGTTTGGAGAATTTACGTAGAGATGGAATTTCGAGTAACTTGTCTGAGTTGATGCGTCCGAAGTCCATATCAGCGGATAAGAAAGATCACCTACATTGTCAGTTCGTTCACGAAACAGAAATATTAGGCTTACTCCAAGCTATTGATGGCTCTGAAGCAGATGAGCAGATACTTTCCCTTCTAGGACTTGAAGAGATACAGCAAGGCAAGATGTGTAGACATATGGTGTTTGTCCTGCCCTATCGAGCATCTTGCGATGCGATGGAGTCTTTGCTTAAGACTTACAAGGATGCCTTTAATCATCTTGGTGGCTACGCTATCATCAATATCGCTGGGCTTGAAAGTGAACGTCTATATCCAACAACGGAATCTGTAAAAAGCCAAATAGAGAAATACGAACAAGATAACACAAAGACAATTACTCTTACTGTCAATCGTATGCTCACTGGTAGTACCGTCAAAGAATGGGACACGATGCTATATCTTAAAGACTCTGTATCTCCTCAAGAATACGATCAAGCTGTATTCCGTTTACAGAACCAATACATCCGTACTCTTGTAAGTGATAATGGGGAAAGTATCAAGTATAACATGAAGCCACAGACACTTCTTGTTGATTTCGATCCCAATCGCATGTTCCGTTTACAAGAGCAACGTTCCCAAATCTACAATGCCAATACAGAGCAACGAGGCAATGAGGAGCTACGCAGGCGTATCGAACGAGAGCTTGAATATTCTCCTATTGTAACCATCGGTAGTAATGGGCTACAACGTGTGAGTCCTACTGATGTGATGGACGCTGTGCGAGCTTATTCAGCAAATCGCAGTGTGATGGACGAAGCGACAGATATCCCATTGGATTATACGCTCCTTGCCGATGAAACACTGAGGAATGCCATATCGCTACTGAATCCTATTGATGCATCTAAGGGGATAGAGATTAAGGCTGTGACAGGAGAGGAGGTGGAATTAGATTTTGAAGAAGAGCCTGCACAAAATCAAGATAATACAGATAATACAGAAGATACCGATAGACGTCCGACTCCTCAAGTGGATGAAGAAAAGAATACAGACAATCTAATAGGCAAAAAGCTCGCTACCTACTATGCTCAAATACTCTTCTATGCTTTCCTCACAGAGAGCTCTGTAGACTCGCTTCAAACAATAATTACATCTATAGAAAGTAGTGAAGAGAACAAGCGTATAGCAAGACATGTAGGTCTAAACGTGTCTATCCTCAAACTTGTGCAACAGAAAAGTAACGTTTTTTCCTTGCGAGGTCTTGATTACAAGATTGAGAACCTAAATGGTTTGATGAGAGATGAAACACTCACACCAATGAAACGTGTAGAAGTCGCGATGGCTAAGTTTGGTCGTCTATCTTCATCTGAAATAGTAACACCTCAATCAGTGGCTCTAGAGATGCTCAATGCTCTAGGTAATAACGCCATAACAAGTGAAACGAAAATACTAGATATTGCATCTAAACAGGGTGAATTCACTAGGGCACTTATTTCCAAATATGGCACAAATATTGGTAGAAATGTCTATGCTCTACCTACATCAAGTGTAAGCTATGAGTTTACCCGAAAAGTGTATAGCCTACTAGGGCTTGATACTGATCAGGTAATCTCAGACTTCACAACATACGACCTGCTCAACCCAGAGCATAAAGAATCACTAATACAACAACTCAAAGATATGAACTTTGATCTCGTAATAGGAAATCCACCTTATCAACAAGCTGATGGTGGAGCAGCTGCTAGTGCAAAACCGATATATCAAGAGTTTGTAACTATCGCCAAGGAGGTATCAACAACCTATACATCTATAATTATGCCAGCTCGATGGTATACTGGTGGGAAAGGATTGGATGAATTTAGAGCTTCTATGCTCACAGATAAGCACATCAAACTTTTATATGATTACCAACGTCCTGATGAGGTCTTCCCCGATACAAACAACCGTGGAGGTCTTTGCTTTATTGTCAGAGACAATAACTTTGACAATACGCTTACCCTCCCAGAAGTTGTCTCTAACCGAGGAAATCAGAAGATAGTATCTCAAGTACGTTCTATCAAAACTGATGATTTAGAAATGTTTATACGTCATCAAGAGGCAATCTCAGTATTGAAAAAGGTTACAGAGAATATTTCTTTTGCTTCACTATCAGATGCTATATCCGCAAGACGTCCTTTCGGTATTGATGGCAATATAACAAAAGATATAGCCGTTTTTAAGAAACAGAAAAACCCAAGATTCTCAATTATTTGTTATGGCCGTTCTTCTAGTCTAGGCTATATAACTCTTTCAACGGTAAAGAACAACTCTGAGTGGATAAATAGATGGAAAGTATTCATGCCTTATGCAAATAACATCGGAACAGAATTGAATGATGATAATCTAAATGCGTTTGTTGGTCAACCGAACTCAGTTGCCACTGAAACTTTTCTAGTTGTTGGTGCAGACCTGTCTCTTGATGAAAATTCAGCCCAAGCATTGGTACTATATTTAAGAACTCGTTTTGTTCGTTTTATGCATAGCTTAGCTAAAGCTAGCCAGCATGCGACGAGTAAGACTTATCGCTTTGTTCCGCTTCAAGACTTTACAGAACAATCTGATATAGACTGGGGCAAGTCTGCTGGAGAGATAGACAAGCAACTCTATGCTAAGTATGGACTATCAGAAGAAGAAATAGCCTTCATCGAGGGTACAATCAAAGCAATGAAATAG
- a CDS encoding restriction endonuclease subunit M, with protein sequence MKCVIDILEDGLPTEILKELLIDHTTGKNIFWASSDYIALGNGFEFSDPIEIASITGSNGHVIMPRILKSKEQKKKRTVEKAEIFTPAWVCNDMCNAGDEDYRAKDSNFNETAYVDGKHIWYACSGPIRFAECVTWQDYILRNCLEITCGEAPYLVSRYDTATGEPIVLSQRIGLLDRKLRITSENVSSESDWMTWVIKSFQTTYGYDWQGDNVLLARENLFYSFIEYYEERWGKSPSIDKQIEVAKIISWNIFQMDGLKMVIPNSCKHGVIEKDSNDLFKVEKLTICEGCKTNNPSKHNGIPVKIMDWDKHEAIEFRSLYSKKQ encoded by the coding sequence ATGAAGTGTGTGATTGATATACTTGAAGATGGATTGCCTACGGAGATTCTGAAAGAACTCTTAATTGACCATACTACGGGTAAGAATATTTTTTGGGCATCTTCCGATTACATTGCGCTGGGGAATGGCTTTGAATTTTCCGATCCAATAGAAATCGCCTCCATTACTGGTAGCAATGGACATGTCATTATGCCACGTATTTTGAAGTCAAAAGAGCAGAAGAAAAAGCGAACTGTAGAGAAAGCGGAAATCTTCACTCCTGCTTGGGTCTGTAATGACATGTGCAATGCTGGAGATGAAGACTATAGAGCAAAGGATAGCAATTTCAACGAAACAGCCTACGTAGATGGCAAGCATATTTGGTATGCTTGTTCTGGGCCTATACGTTTTGCAGAATGTGTAACTTGGCAAGATTACATCTTACGTAATTGCCTTGAGATTACATGTGGGGAAGCTCCTTATCTGGTCAGTCGCTATGACACTGCTACAGGAGAGCCAATTGTATTATCTCAGAGAATTGGACTACTTGATAGGAAGCTCCGAATTACAAGTGAGAATGTTTCGAGTGAAAGCGATTGGATGACTTGGGTCATTAAGTCCTTTCAAACAACATACGGATATGATTGGCAAGGAGACAATGTCTTACTAGCAAGGGAGAATCTGTTTTATAGCTTCATAGAGTATTACGAAGAACGCTGGGGCAAATCTCCCTCAATAGATAAGCAAATCGAGGTTGCCAAGATTATCTCTTGGAATATATTCCAGATGGATGGTTTGAAGATGGTTATCCCTAACTCTTGCAAACACGGTGTCATAGAAAAGGATAGTAATGATTTATTCAAAGTCGAAAAGTTAACGATCTGTGAAGGATGCAAGACAAACAATCCGAGCAAACATAATGGCATCCCTGTCAAGATTATGGATTGGGATAAACATGAGGCTATTGAATTTCGCTCTCTTTATTCGAAGAAACAATAA
- a CDS encoding helix-turn-helix domain-containing protein, translating into MGQKKEHSNLIKEYLKKRGITQTWLARELGMSFSVTNAYVCNRKQPNLATLFRVVDLLGVSPKEQIK; encoded by the coding sequence ATGGGACAGAAGAAAGAACATAGCAACCTCATTAAGGAATATTTGAAGAAGCGAGGTATCACCCAAACGTGGCTAGCTCGTGAACTAGGTATGAGCTTTAGCGTCACCAATGCTTATGTCTGCAATCGCAAGCAACCTAACCTAGCCACCCTCTTTCGTGTGGTAGACTTGCTCGGTGTATCTCCCAAAGAACAAATCAAATAG